Proteins from one Anastrepha obliqua isolate idAnaObli1 chromosome 2, idAnaObli1_1.0, whole genome shotgun sequence genomic window:
- the LOC129239220 gene encoding protein white — MGQEDQEVLIRGGKATSTSVESLNNNNVQSFEQSSINQGFSKNYGTLTPLPPTLTEDNLTYSWYNLDVFGAVNQPGSSWKQLLNRVRGVFCNERHIPAPRKHLLKNVSGVAYPGELLAVMGSSGAGKTTLLNALAFRSSKGVQISPSSVRMLNGHPIDAKEMQARCAYVQQDDLFIGSLTAREHLIFHAMVRMPRHTTQKQKVQRVDQVIQDLSLGKCQNTLIGVPGRVKGLSGGERKRLAFASEALTDPPLLICDEPTSGLDSFMAHSVVQVLKKLSQKGKTVILTIHQPSSELFELFDKILLMADGRVAFLGTPGEAVDFFSYIGAQCPTNYNPADFYVQVLAVVPGREAESRDRIAKICDNFAVGKVSREMEQNFQKLVKSNGLSIEDDNGFTYKASWFMQFRAVLWRSWLSVLKEPLLVKVRLLQTTMVAILIGLIFMGQQLTQVGVMNINGAIFLFLTNMTFQNAFATITVFTSELPVFMRETRARLYRCDTYFLGKTIAELPLFLIVPLLFTAIAYPLIGLRPGIDHFLTALALVTLVANVSTSFGYLISCACSSTSMALSVGPPVIIPFLLFGGFFLNSGSVPAYFKWLSYLSWFRYANEGLLINQWADVKPGEITCSLSNTTCPSSGEVILETLNFSASDLPFDFIGLALLILGFRISAYIALTFRTRRKE, encoded by the exons AATAATGTGCAGTCCTTCGAGCAATCTTCAATAAATCAAGGGTTTAGCAAAAATTATGGTACACTCACACCGCTACCGCCCACGCTCACTGAGGATAATCTCACTTACTCTTGGTATAATTTGGATGTTTTTGGTGCGGTTAATCAGCCCGGCTCGAGTTGGAAGCAGCTGTTAAATCGAGTGCGAGGTGTTTTCTGCAATGAGCGTCATATACCCGCGCCACGCAAACATCTCTTAAAAAACG TCTCTGGCGTCGCCTACCCCGGCGAATTGCTTGCAGTCATGGGCAGCTCGGGCGCCGGCAAAACTACACTTCTCAACGCACTCGCTTTTCGTTCATCAAAAGGCGTGCAAATATCGCCATCCAGTGTACGCATGCTCAACGGTCATCCGATTGATGCCAAGGAAATGCAAGCACGTTGTGCTTATGTCCAGCAAGATGATCTATTCATTGGTTCGCTCACTGCACGTGAGCATCTTATTTTCCATGCAATGGTGCGTATGCCACGGCATACGACACAGAAGCAGAAGGTACAACGGGTTGATCAGGTTATACAAGATCTCTCGCTGGGTAAATGCCAGAATACGCTGATTGGTGTGCCGGGCCGTGTGAAAGGTTTATCTGGTGGCGAACGCAAGCGACTAGCGTTTGCATCGGAGGCGTTAACAGATCCACCACTGCTGATTTGTGACGAACCAACTTCAGGCTTAGACTCATTCATGGCTCACAGCGTCGTACAGGTACTCAAGAAGTTATCGCAGAAAGGGAAAACCGTCATATTGACCATACATCAACCATCGTCCGAATTGTTTGAACTGTTCGATAAGATCTTATTGATGGCGGATGGGAGGGTGGCCTTTTTGGGAACACCTGGTGAAGCGGTGGATTTTTTCTCATA CATTGGCGCTCAATGTCCCACCAATTACAACCCAGCTGACTTTTACGTACAAGTTTTAGCCGTGGTACCAGGTCGGGAAGCAGAATCAAGGGACCGTATAGCCAAAATTTGTGACAATTTCGCAGTCGGCAA GGTGTCTCGCGAAATGGAgcagaattttcagaaattggtgaaatccAATGGCTTATCCATAGAGGACGATAATGGATTTACATACAAAGCCTCCTGGTTCATGCAATTTCGTGCGGTACTTTGGCGCTCCTGGCTGTCCGTTTTAAAAGAACCGTTATTGGTGAAAGTGCGCTTATTACAAACGACG ATGGTTGCTATTCTTATTGGCCTGATCTTTATGGGACAACAACTAACTCAAGTCGGCGTTATGAACATTAACGGTGCAATATTCTTGTTTTTGACCAATATGACTTTTCAGAACGCTTTCGCTACCATAACT GTCTTCACATCTGAGCTGCCGGTCTTCATGCGTGAGACGCGTGCTCGCCTTTACCGCTGCGACACATACTTCCTTGGTAAAACAATTGCCGAACTGCCACTCTTCTTAATTGTCCCGTTACTCTTCACTGCCATCGCATATCCATTGATTGGCCTACGTCCAGGTATTGATCATTTCCTCACAGCGCTGGCTCTTGTCACTTTAGTAGCCAATGTTTCAACATCATTTGGCTATTTGATTTCCTGCGCTTGCTCATCGACATCGATGGCCCTATCGGTGGGTCCACCTGTTATTATTCCGTTTCTTCTTTTCGGTGGCTTCTTTTTAAACTCTGGCTCCGTGCCGGCGTACTTCAAGTGGTTATCATATTTGTCATGGTTCCGTTATGCCAATGAGGGATTACTAATCAATCAGTGGGCGGATGTGAAGCCGGGTGAAATCACTTGCAGTTTGTCCAACACCACTTGCCCGAGCTCGGGCGAAGTTATATTGGAAACGTTGAATTTTTCGGCGAGTGATCTGCCCTTCGATTTCATTGGATTAGCTCTGTTAATTTTGGGCTTCCGAATATCCGCGTATATAGCGTTAACTTTCCGTACGCGACGTAAAGAGTGA
- the LOC129236791 gene encoding uncharacterized protein LOC129236791 produces the protein MANTHFKELLSPVEAAAWDSFEKVVTSFLGKHKSPNFELILNDLIKNYAEMGVNMSFKIHFLHSHLNFFPKNLSDESDEHGERFHQQMKMIESRYQGFWDVAMMGDYCWFLIRETDPYINKRQNKTHNFFNYKIRS, from the exons atggccaatacccatttcaaagaactattgtcaccagtggaggcagcagcgtgggactcttttgaaaaggtcgttacttcttttttaggcaaacacaaaagtcctaacttcgagctgatactgaacgatttaatcaaaaactatgcggaaatgg gagtaaatatgtctttcaaaattcattttctgcactcccatttaaattttttcccgaaaAATCTTAGCGACGAAAGcgacgagcatggcgaaaggtttcaccagcaaatgaaaatgattgaaagtcggtatcaaggattctgggatgtcgctatgatgggtgactactgttggtttctcataagagaaaccgatccttatataaataagcgtcaaaacaagacacataactttttcaattataaaataagatcatag